The genomic window AGAAAAGACTTCTAGCGCTTTTTCATAATTTTTATTTTTTATCCAAGACAAACCTAAAAGGAAACAAAAGTCCTCTGCATGCGGGTTTTTTTCTATTATCGTTTTCAAATCCAATGAAAGACCCTCTTTTAGGTGAGTCTTGATTTGTTCAAAACAATTCAGGTTATCCATTAAATTTTGGGAACAGGCCTTTTTACTTGAAGTTATGAGATCGAGGGCTTCAAATGAGGGGTCATATAAAGAAATCGCTAAAAGATAAGAATAGGCACTCTCTAATATTTTTAGAGGGTCTTTTTTAATGTTGTCGTTTTCAGAAAGCTTAAGGCACATCAAAAATGCCTCTTTAGAGGATTCCAAACTTTTAGTTTGGGAGGCTTCTTCCCCATCATAAAGTCCTTTTTGATAGTCATTATAGCCTTTATAAAACCAGAGTTTAATAAGATCAGTCCGAGATTTCTCAGATTCAATCAATCTTGTTAAAGAAAGGGAGCGCTCTTCAAGAGAGTTTGATGCCAATGCCTCTAAAATATCGGCTTCTCTTCGATTATGGTGGGAGATAATTAAGTTCGGCGCCCTCAATAGGGATTTGGCGGATTGGATAGACGATTTTGAACGTTTAAGAACCCCTTCAATAACAAATGCTTTTGCAAGATAAATTATTTCATTTTCGCTATGAGCGCCCCTTTTAAAAAAGTTTATTTTTAATTCATCAATTAGGCTTTGGCGTGTTTTCTCTGAAAAAGGCATTTCCGCCCCTTTTAAACAAAGCTTGTCATAAAGAATCAGGGCTGATTTCAAAAGGGGGTTTGTTGTTTCAGCATCAATACTTCTTTTAAATGCGGTTAAATTGTTTTCAAACTCCATAAAGTTTAAGAATTCATCAGAAAGAGCGGTTTGAATTTTTTTGAATAAATCCCCGCCATAGGCTTGTGAAAAAAGCTTATTACGGTCTTCCTCATTATCTATAAAATCCTGATTTTCAATATGAATCGCAGCCAGCATGAAAAAGACGGCTTCTTTTAGTTTCTGATCTTGAGAGCAATCCAGGATGTAAAAAAGAGGCTTTAGCGCTTTTTGATATTCCTGATTTTCAATCAGTAAATGCGCCCATTCAAAGCTTGCTTTAAACTCGATTTCGTTTTCAGGAAGCTTATTCGAAAAGAAATTGGCTAAAAGTTTTCTTGCTTCTTCTTTTTCACCCTCCATTTTAAGCGCCAAAGCGAAAAGATAAGCGGCTGAGGGATCCTGATCTTTAATTTCTTTTAAATTAAGTTTAGCCTCATATGGATTATTTAAAAAAAGGTGGAAACTTGCCAGTTTTAGATAAGTTTCATTTTTATATTGAGACTCTTTTAAATTTTCTAAAATGAGAAGAGAGTCCGTATAATTGCCTTCTCTAAAGAGATCATCGGATCTTGTTAAAGCAAGTTCATAATTTTTTCTCGGTTCAAGCGTGCTTGGAGCGGAATCTACTTTGTTTTCCGAGATGATAATGAAAAGAATGATTAGAACAATCCTTAAGAACATAAAGTCATGACTCGAAATTTAAAGTTTACTTAAGATGATAGCTTTTGGATTTTGTCACCAAAAATTGTTTTTGGGTAGTCCTTAAATACTTTCTATCAAACAAAAGATAAACAATTTATTTTGAGAGACATAAAAATATATTCAGTTCTCCATGGTTTGTTTTAACCTTAAAGCGAAAGGGGGTTTTGATTTTCAACAAACGCTCCAATCCAAGTTTTAAGAAGGTTGGAAGTTTGTTCGGCAGGTTTTAGTCTAACTCAGAAGAAGGCTTTGAACCTTCAAAATGGGAACAACTTTTTTAAAAAACCTTAAGTAATAACGAATTAAAAAAACACCTTTTTCATGATCAAAAAGCCTTTTGTTTTCTAAAGTCAAATCAAANNNNNNNAAAAAAAAAAAAAAAAAAAAAAGCCTCTATGTTTGTATATAAACGTGTTTTTTTCATATTTTTCGATTCCATTTTTTCTTTAATTCTTAAAAAAAAGAGATCTCTTTTCAAAAAATTTTAAGTTTCAGCTACAAAAAAGTGTGAAAACCTCATTTTTATTTTTTGGGCAAAAAAATTTTTTTTGGTGAAATCGATTTATTTGTTTTTTTAAAATATTGATTTTCCCTACACTGTGAGGGTATTTTTAAAATTTTTTTCTTTTTAAAAAAACAAGGCCTTTTGGTCTCAAATAATTTTTATTACAAAAAAATGTTGCACAATATATTCAAAGTCAAATATTGAGTAAATTGTCATGAATCTCTAACACCTTGGAGGAATATAGACATGGCTTTAAAAGATACGATTAAATCATTAAGAGGTTTGCTTGATCAAATCACAGCAGATCTTCCAAAGGCTGAAAATGGCAATAAAGCTGCTTCTCAAAGAGTACGTACTGGTACAGTAAGACTTGAAAAAGTAGCTAAGCTTTATCGCAAAGAGTCTATCAAAAACGAAAAAGGCACTAAAACAACAAAAAGAAAAGCGAGCTCTCCTAAAAAAGCAGCTTCTGCAAAAAAACATGCGGCTCCAAAAGCTCACGCTGCACCTGCAGCTCATGCTAAAAAAGCTACAAAATCCGCTGCTAAAAAACCTGCTGCAAAGAAAAGCGCCGCTAAGAAAGGCTCTTCTCATAAAGCAAAAAAGCACACAACGGCTCATCATCCTAGCGCATTAAGCGTAAGAAAAAGCACAGCCGGAAAGCGTCCAACAGCAAAACTTTCTAGAAAGTCAGCTCGTTAGTCAAGAGATGCGGCAGCTCTTCTTGATAGGTAAGAGCTGCCCTATCTTTCTCTCCTTCCTCTCAAAGCTTCCCTAAAAATTTTGAATAATAAATGAAAGAAAGAAATTCTTTATTCCGAGATGGGCATTAAACGGATAAAAAATTCGGGCAAGCAAAAGTTTATCCACTAGAAGAGAATTCAAATTTTCGATTTGAGAATTAAGATTTTTTAAGCTAACCTAGTTAAGTCCATCTTTTTTTTGTGAATGTTTATGAAAGAAAAAACTTTGCGCCTCGCGTCTGTCTCTATAGATTCTATTGATAAAAAAGGCAATGGAGTCGGGTCCTCTCTTTTAGACGATACAAGAGAAATCGAGGTTGTCGTTCCTTTTGCTATTCCGGGAGATATCATTAGGGCTAAACTTGGAAAAAAGAGGAAGGGCGCTTTTTTTGGCAGCATCGATGAGATTGAAAAAGCTTCCTCAAAAAGACAAGAAGCTCGGTGCAAACATTTTGGCGTTTGCGGTGGATGCAGATGGCAACAGATGCCCTATAGTGAGCAGCTAAAAATAAAAGATGAGCTAGTAAAACAGATTTTTGAGCCTTTGATCAATGATAAAACATGCGTTCATTCGATCATTCCTTGCGACCCTAATTGGGGCTATCGTAATAAAATGGAGTATAGTTTCTCAGAAGATATTAAAGGAAACCGTTACTTAGGACTCATTCAAGATTCTTCTCGGGGAAAAGTATTAAATTTAACAGAGTGCCACTTAGTGCCGCCTTGGTTTACAAATTGCATGCAAGAGGTAAGAGAGTGGTGGAAGAACTCAAATCTTAAAGCTTATCACCCCTATTCAGATAAAGGCTCTCTTAGGACTCTCACCTTGCGAGAAGGTGTGAGACTTGGCGATCGGATGGCTATCTTGACTGTTTCCGGCAACCCTGAGTACGTCTTATCCTCGTCTGATATTGAAGATTTTGTCAATGTCATCATCAATTCTTCTCCTGTCGAAAAAAGAGGCGGCAATTGGAGCATATTCCTTAGAATCCAGCAAGTCGCTAAAGGGATGGCAACAAACTTTTATGAAATGCATCTTTATGGAGCAGACTATATCAGGGAAGTTTTATACCTGAAAGAAATACCCGAACCTTTTCTTTTCCATATTAGCCCAACCGCTTTTTTTCAACCGAGCCTTCTGCAAGCTGAAAAACTTTATAGCCGTGTGATAGAACTTGCAGACATTAAAAAAGATTCTATTGTCTATGATCTTTATTGCGGAACGGGAACTCTTGGAATTATTGCAGCCAAAAGAGCAAAACATGTAGTTGGAATTGAAGTTTGTCCGGAAGCTGCCCTCGATGCCAAAACAAATGCGAAATTAAATGAGATAGACAACACTACTATCTTTTCCGGTGCAGTACGGCATGTTCTTTCCCAAATTAAAGAGGAAGAAAAAATAGGACTGCCGGACATTATCCTAATTGATCCTCCAAGACCTGGCATTGACCCTGTAGCCATGCGGGAAATACTTACCTTGTCTACCGGTAAAATAGTTTATGTCTCATGCAATCCTTATACTCAATTTAATGATGTAAAAGAATTCCTTCAAAATGGATGGAAAATTGAGTCTTTGCAACCTGTTGACCAATTCGCTCAAACACCGCATGTCGAAAACATATGCGTATTATCAAAATAGATTTTTTTTATCTTAGGAGGCATACCCTCTTTTTTCAAATAATAATAAACAAAATAAGACTATGGAATTTACACTTTTAAAAGAAGATAGCTCTTCCAAGGCCCGGCTCGGAAAATTAAAAACAGCTCATAGCGAATTTGAAACTCCTATTTTTATGCCTGTTGGAACAAGAGCTGCTGTCAAAACTTTAACTTCAAAACAGCTTCATGCCCTAGAGGCTCAAATCATCCTTGGAAACACTTATCATCTTATGTTGAAGCCTGGGGCTGAAATTATTGAAAAAGCGGGCGGTCTCCATAAATTTATGAATTGGGATAAATCTATCCTTACCGACTCCGGAGGCTTCCAAGTTTTTTCACTCTCATCCTTAAACCGCGTCACAGATCAAGGCGTCCACTTCCAATCCCACATTGACGGTTCCTCTCATTTCCTAGGTCCAAGAGAAAGCATGGCGATTCAAAAGTCTTTGGGTTCAGATATTGTGATGGCTTTTGATGAGTGTCCCCCTTACCCTTGCAGCCGTATTCAGTTGGAGGAATCTCTTGTTAGGACAGAGAAATGGGCAAGAGTTTGCCGGGATTATACCCTACATCCAAATCAAAATCTTTTTGGAATAGTTCAAGGCGGAATTGAAGCTGATCTTAGACGAGAATCTGCAAAATCTCTAGTCAGTATGGACTTTGATGGGTATGCTATAGGGGGTGTGTCTGTTGGCGAACCTGAAGAATTGATGTACCAGGCAGTAGAAGCTTCCATTCCATTCCTGCCAAAGGAAAAACCGCGTTACTTAATGGGTGTTGGAACGCCTAAAAACATGATAGAGGCCGTGATGCGGGGCATTGATCTTTTTGATTGCGTCATGCCGACAAGAAATGCAAGGAACGGCATGGCCTTCACTTGGGATGGAAAAGTTCAAATTAAAGCTGCTCGATATAAGGAAGACTTTTCACCTCTTGATCCTCACTTGGATAATGAAGTTTCCAGCTATTCAAAGGCTTATATTCGGCATCTTCTTAATGTGGATGAAATCACAGGACTTACCCTTGTCACCATGCAAAACCTATCCTTTTATCTTGATTTGATGAAGAAGATTCGGCAAGCTATCGAGAACAATACCATCGATGAATTATACAAGAAAATCGTATCTCTCTATCCCAATTAAGAAGGTGACTTAAATGAAAAACTTAACTGTCTTTTTTCTCGCTTCCTTTTTTTCTTTTGCTAACTTATCGGCTGAGGATCTTGGCAGCCAACCTCCAACACAGTCGGTTGCCCCGATGATTGTAACTTTCACAATTATTGCTCTTTTCTTTTATTTTGTGGTTCTTAGACCTGAAAAAAAACGTCGAAAAATCATGGAAGATTTACGTAAAAGTTTGAAGAAAGGGGATAAAGTTATAGCGGTTGGCATTGTTGGCACTGTGGATAAAATTGAAGAGGAAACCGTTGTTTTAAAGATGGTTGACGGCTCAAAAATTGAAGTTGTCAAAGCAGCCATTTCAGAGATTCAAAGTCCAAATACAGGTGCTGAAGAAAAACAAGAAGGCTAATTGTGGCAGAAGATAGTGCTTTTTTTAAAAAGTTGCAAAACCATATGGTGGAGCATCAACTAAAGGCAAGAGGCATTAAAGATAGCCGAATTCTCTCTGCTATGGGAGCGATTCCAAGACATTTATTTGTTCCGGAGCCACTAAAAGAGCAGGCCTACGAGGATCATCCTCTTGCTATAGGGTATGGTCAAACTATAAGCCAACCCTATATTGTGGCAAGAATGGCGGAAGCTTCTTTAATAACCCCATCTTGCAAGCTTTTGGAAATCGGTACGGGATCCGGCTATAATGCCGCGGTTCTTTCCGAATTGGCAAAAGTTGTCTACACTATTGAAAGGATAGAGCCTCTTGCAGAAGATGCAAAAAGTCATTTAAAAGAGATTCAAAAATCAAATGTTTTCGTCTTTCTCGGAGATGGATCCTTAGGACTTATCGATAAAGCGCCTTTCGATGTTATTATAGTGACAGCCGCCTCTCCCGAAGCTCCTAAAAGTTTACTTAATCAGCTAGCAAAAGGGGGTAGGCTTGTGATTCCAGTTGGCGATGCTTTGACCCAAAAGCTTCTTCGGTACACAAAAAAAGCGGAAGGGGACTTTGAGGTCGCTGTATTAGATTTTGTTCGTTTTGTGCCCCTGATTGGCAAGGAAGGCTGGACTCTTTAGAGCAATCTTCAAGAGATATCTAACTCTTCTTTTCCAACACGTATCATCTCTTCTAAAATGTCGATAAATGTTTTTTGACCGCTGCCGACAAGCTCAATTGGATTGGTGTATAGGTCAATAAATAAAAGGGAGAGTCCTAAAATGCTTGTGATAATTCTTTTTTCCATTCCTTTTTTGGTGGTAAAAAGAACATGTCTAAAGTAGGCTTTTTCTTCGACCTCATCAAATTGGAAACCGGGTAAAGCAATCGTTCTATTAATAAAGTGAAGAAGGGAGGAAACATCAAAAAGAGCGTGTTCTTTCAACTTTATAGGTAGCTCGCACTCAAATTCTAGAATAAAAGCGAGATTTTCTTCTTCGCCTTTTTCAAGCAATTTTTCACCGAATTCTTGAACTTTCGCTTCAACTTTATAGATGCGCTGTCTGCCTTGAGCATCTTTTCCTAAATCAATTAATAGAAAAGGTTTTGGATGTTCAGGCGTGCTTTCATAAACTTTTGAAGGAAAAGTTTCTTCATCGGCAATCTTGGCCAGAGCCTGCAAAATAGTTAAGTTATTCATGAAAAAAGCTCCCTCACATTCACAAGTTAACATCCTTTAAACACTTCTTTTCTTAATGCCGCCTATAATAGCGCTAAGGTCTTCCCAATCTGCCCCAAAGAAGGATAATTCTTTTGATTCCACAAGATCGCTTAAATCTTTTTTCTCATCTTTACTTCTCTCAACAAGAGATTTAATGTTAAGCCCTGTTGTCTTATAGAGGACGCTGTCTGTCTCCTCATCTATCCCA from Criblamydia sequanensis CRIB-18 includes these protein-coding regions:
- the tgt gene encoding tRNA guanosine(34) transglycosylase Tgt — protein: MEFTLLKEDSSSKARLGKLKTAHSEFETPIFMPVGTRAAVKTLTSKQLHALEAQIILGNTYHLMLKPGAEIIEKAGGLHKFMNWDKSILTDSGGFQVFSLSSLNRVTDQGVHFQSHIDGSSHFLGPRESMAIQKSLGSDIVMAFDECPPYPCSRIQLEESLVRTEKWARVCRDYTLHPNQNLFGIVQGGIEADLRRESAKSLVSMDFDGYAIGGVSVGEPEELMYQAVEASIPFLPKEKPRYLMGVGTPKNMIEAVMRGIDLFDCVMPTRNARNGMAFTWDGKVQIKAARYKEDFSPLDPHLDNEVSSYSKAYIRHLLNVDEITGLTLVTMQNLSFYLDLMKKIRQAIENNTIDELYKKIVSLYPN
- a CDS encoding tetratricopeptide repeat protein gives rise to the protein MFLRIVLIILFIIISENKVDSAPSTLEPRKNYELALTRSDDLFREGNYTDSLLILENLKESQYKNETYLKLASFHLFLNNPYEAKLNLKEIKDQDPSAAYLFALALKMEGEKEEARKLLANFFSNKLPENEIEFKASFEWAHLLIENQEYQKALKPLFYILDCSQDQKLKEAVFFMLAAIHIENQDFIDNEEDRNKLFSQAYGGDLFKKIQTALSDEFLNFMEFENNLTAFKRSIDAETTNPLLKSALILYDKLCLKGAEMPFSEKTRQSLIDELKINFFKRGAHSENEIIYLAKAFVIEGVLKRSKSSIQSAKSLLRAPNLIISHHNRREADILEALASNSLEERSLSLTRLIESEKSRTDLIKLWFYKGYNDYQKGLYDGEEASQTKSLESSKEAFLMCLKLSENDNIKKDPLKILESAYSYLLAISLYDPSFEALDLITSSKKACSQNLMDNLNCFEQIKTHLKEGLSLDLKTIIEKNPHAEDFCFLLGLSWIKNKNYEKALEVFSLPFKETNKKVRAEYLCAICEQKLGNEKLSLARFKDFRERYPNHELSEKASFYSFSLQDYLMGEKEAVKHLKLFPEKYSDSPLCIIAYYLLGKDSTKDRKSKDNNWIKRKNLAKALDYYNLAEQKFEALSQKSPSISKEYECINYQAGLSKALLQKRIASNSKGTKKQIFIQYAYEELEKLLDFVSKRKDPYFEKARTEVQYYLSELHKLSGETKKAKEILFTLISQNKKEEADHFISKSYWKLAELALEDNNPKEALDLFEKSEECNVMKWLARSEKQLFLISKSLSLKEMGKLDEAMFHLSLAVNEDSLSKLRLKAMFHRAEIYTLQKRDELSIQQLKAIMKHEGEWSKKAKSYMEKYYGTAVNQ
- a CDS encoding protein-L-isoaspartate(D-aspartate) O-methyltransferase, producing MAEDSAFFKKLQNHMVEHQLKARGIKDSRILSAMGAIPRHLFVPEPLKEQAYEDHPLAIGYGQTISQPYIVARMAEASLITPSCKLLEIGTGSGYNAAVLSELAKVVYTIERIEPLAEDAKSHLKEIQKSNVFVFLGDGSLGLIDKAPFDVIIVTAASPEAPKSLLNQLAKGGRLVIPVGDALTQKLLRYTKKAEGDFEVAVLDFVRFVPLIGKEGWTL
- the yajC gene encoding preprotein translocase subunit YajC — translated: MKNLTVFFLASFFSFANLSAEDLGSQPPTQSVAPMIVTFTIIALFFYFVVLRPEKKRRKIMEDLRKSLKKGDKVIAVGIVGTVDKIEEETVVLKMVDGSKIEVVKAAISEIQSPNTGAEEKQEG
- the rlmD gene encoding 23S rRNA (uracil(1939)-C(5))-methyltransferase RlmD, with the protein product MKEKTLRLASVSIDSIDKKGNGVGSSLLDDTREIEVVVPFAIPGDIIRAKLGKKRKGAFFGSIDEIEKASSKRQEARCKHFGVCGGCRWQQMPYSEQLKIKDELVKQIFEPLINDKTCVHSIIPCDPNWGYRNKMEYSFSEDIKGNRYLGLIQDSSRGKVLNLTECHLVPPWFTNCMQEVREWWKNSNLKAYHPYSDKGSLRTLTLREGVRLGDRMAILTVSGNPEYVLSSSDIEDFVNVIINSSPVEKRGGNWSIFLRIQQVAKGMATNFYEMHLYGADYIREVLYLKEIPEPFLFHISPTAFFQPSLLQAEKLYSRVIELADIKKDSIVYDLYCGTGTLGIIAAKRAKHVVGIEVCPEAALDAKTNAKLNEIDNTTIFSGAVRHVLSQIKEEEKIGLPDIILIDPPRPGIDPVAMREILTLSTGKIVYVSCNPYTQFNDVKEFLQNGWKIESLQPVDQFAQTPHVENICVLSK